A single genomic interval of Nonomuraea rubra harbors:
- a CDS encoding VOC family protein, whose protein sequence is MTAPDQFASVRYLVDDVAAAVDFYTTHFGFTLRLDAAPAFADVVRGPLRLLLSGPASSGARATPDGTAAGRNRIHLIVDDLDTEIDRLRGAGLSFLGDAISGPGGRQILLTDPAGNLVELFQPART, encoded by the coding sequence ATGACCGCACCCGACCAGTTCGCCAGCGTGCGTTACCTCGTCGACGACGTGGCCGCCGCCGTCGACTTCTACACCACCCACTTCGGCTTCACGCTGCGCCTGGACGCCGCGCCCGCGTTCGCCGACGTCGTACGCGGCCCGCTGCGGCTGCTGCTGTCAGGCCCGGCCAGCTCCGGCGCCCGCGCCACACCCGACGGCACCGCCGCCGGCCGCAACCGCATCCACCTGATCGTCGACGACCTCGACACCGAGATCGACCGCCTCCGCGGCGCCGGCCTGTCCTTCCTCGGCGACGCGATCTCCGGCCCCGGCGGCCGTCAGATCCTGCTCACCGACCCGGCCGGCAACCTCGTCGAGCTGTTCCAGCCCGCGCGAACCTGA
- a CDS encoding ArsR family transcriptional regulator: MANSLPVFLRLAAHPLRWRLLTELAAGDYRVRELVELVGQPQNLVSYHLRLLRDGGLVTPRRSTHDARDSYYHLDLDRCAHALATTGAALHPALHPALRPPGLDRSPASPPHEPGSHAPHAVPALSPSARRPRVLFACTGNSARSPIAEALLRHRTGGTVEAVSAGSHPRQRLHPDAVAVLHEHYGLDVRDRHPRHLDTVSGRRFDYVISLCDRVREVFPHFPGNPRHLHWSIPDPAADPTTGSGAGQAASAPATSAMPAASAASATSAFARTAAEIDTRIHYLLPILTSQEARS, encoded by the coding sequence ATGGCGAACTCGCTCCCGGTCTTCCTCCGGCTGGCCGCCCACCCTCTGCGGTGGCGGCTCCTGACCGAGCTGGCCGCCGGCGACTACCGGGTGCGGGAGCTCGTCGAGCTGGTGGGCCAGCCGCAGAACCTGGTCTCCTACCACCTGCGGCTGCTGCGCGACGGCGGGCTGGTCACCCCCCGGCGCAGCACCCACGACGCCCGCGACAGCTACTACCACCTCGACCTGGACCGCTGCGCCCACGCCCTGGCCACCACCGGCGCCGCCCTCCACCCCGCCCTCCACCCCGCCCTGCGCCCACCCGGCCTTGACCGCTCCCCCGCCTCGCCCCCGCACGAGCCGGGCTCACACGCACCGCACGCCGTCCCAGCCCTGTCACCGTCCGCGCGCCGTCCCCGCGTGCTGTTCGCCTGCACGGGGAACAGCGCCCGCTCACCGATCGCCGAGGCCCTGCTACGCCACCGCACCGGCGGGACGGTCGAGGCGGTCAGCGCCGGCAGCCATCCCAGGCAGCGGCTGCACCCGGACGCCGTCGCCGTCCTGCACGAGCACTACGGCCTCGACGTGCGGGACCGGCACCCCAGGCACCTGGACACCGTGTCCGGCCGCCGGTTCGACTACGTGATCAGCCTGTGCGACAGGGTCCGCGAGGTCTTCCCCCACTTCCCCGGCAACCCCCGCCACCTCCACTGGAGCATCCCCGACCCGGCCGCCGACCCCACCACCGGCTCCGGCGCCGGCCAGGCCGCATCCGCACCCGCCACGTCCGCCATGCCGGCCGCGTCGGCCGCGTCGGCCACGTCCGCCTTCGCCCGCACCGCCGCGGAGATCGACACCCGCATCCACTACCTGCTGCCCATCCTGACGTCACAGGAGGCCCGGTCATGA
- a CDS encoding DUF6223 family protein, translating to MSVRDLLAAHVLAQPDPVSAYSLTTGRLWSVVAALVGLVGVAAGGFALVRSRAGRTGGGAARKGAVTALVTGAAGAVIGGWVVAAAEGGPGTGYGIVGGYLALVVGLGAVAVGGLAVARLRRQPAPPPRS from the coding sequence ATGTCAGTCCGAGATCTGCTCGCAGCGCACGTCCTGGCCCAGCCTGATCCCGTCAGCGCCTACAGCCTGACCACCGGGCGCCTGTGGTCCGTGGTGGCCGCGCTGGTGGGGCTCGTCGGCGTGGCCGCCGGTGGGTTCGCCCTGGTCCGTTCCCGTGCGGGTCGTACGGGCGGTGGCGCCGCGCGCAAGGGGGCCGTCACGGCCCTGGTGACCGGCGCGGCCGGTGCGGTCATCGGCGGGTGGGTCGTGGCCGCCGCAGAAGGCGGTCCCGGCACCGGGTACGGCATCGTCGGCGGCTACCTCGCCCTGGTGGTGGGGCTGGGCGCCGTGGCCGTCGGCGGGCTGGCCGTGGCCCGGCTGCGCCGCCAGCCCGCCCCGCCGCCCCGTTCCTGA
- a CDS encoding LacI family DNA-binding transcriptional regulator, protein MRQDPPPPSPTLEDVARAAGVSRATVSRVINGIRNVDSAIQEAVRQAIATTGYVPNRAARSLVTRRTGSIALVVSGAGGDDDSFPVQVFADPFFGRVAGGIVGFLRPRGIHPVLMFAETGAARAQVLASLRQGDADGAVLVSTHAEDPLPRLLAEAGLPAVLFARPAEPVPISYVDVDHRAGAKLAADHLVARGRKQIVTISGPLDVPASQARLAGFRDAMAAHGHPYVPCAEGGFTYHSGVQAMERLLAEHPGLDGVFVANDLMAQGALLVLRHHGRAVPDDVAVVGFDDSSAATACRPALTTVRHPVEDMAAELARLLLEHIGQPGHRPTSIIFEPSLVVRDSS, encoded by the coding sequence ATGAGGCAGGATCCCCCGCCGCCGTCCCCCACCCTGGAGGACGTCGCCAGGGCGGCGGGGGTCTCCCGGGCCACCGTCTCCCGGGTGATCAACGGCATCCGCAACGTCGACTCCGCGATCCAGGAGGCGGTCAGGCAGGCCATCGCCACCACCGGATACGTGCCCAACCGGGCGGCCCGCTCCCTCGTCACCCGCCGCACGGGCAGCATCGCCCTGGTCGTCTCCGGCGCGGGCGGCGACGACGACTCGTTCCCCGTCCAGGTGTTCGCCGATCCCTTCTTCGGCCGGGTCGCCGGCGGCATCGTCGGCTTCCTGCGTCCTCGCGGCATCCACCCGGTCCTGATGTTCGCCGAGACCGGCGCGGCCCGCGCGCAGGTGCTCGCCTCGCTGCGGCAGGGCGACGCCGACGGGGCCGTCCTGGTCTCCACCCACGCCGAGGACCCGCTGCCGCGGCTGCTGGCCGAGGCCGGGCTGCCCGCCGTGCTGTTCGCCAGGCCCGCCGAGCCCGTGCCGATCAGCTACGTCGACGTCGACCACCGGGCCGGGGCCAAGCTCGCCGCCGACCACCTCGTCGCGCGCGGCAGGAAGCAGATCGTCACCATCTCGGGGCCGCTGGACGTGCCGGCGAGCCAGGCCCGCCTGGCCGGCTTCCGCGACGCGATGGCGGCGCACGGCCACCCGTACGTGCCGTGCGCCGAGGGCGGCTTCACCTACCACAGCGGCGTGCAGGCCATGGAACGGCTGCTCGCCGAACACCCCGGCCTCGACGGCGTCTTCGTGGCCAACGACCTGATGGCGCAGGGGGCGCTGCTGGTGCTGCGGCACCACGGCCGCGCGGTGCCGGACGACGTGGCGGTGGTCGGCTTCGACGACAGCAGCGCGGCCACCGCGTGCCGGCCCGCGCTGACGACCGTACGGCATCCGGTGGAGGACATGGCGGCGGAGCTGGCCCGGCTGCTGCTGGAGCACATCGGGCAGCCCGGGCACCGCCCCACCTCGATCATCTTCGAGCCGTCGCTGGTCGTCCGCGACTCCTCATGA
- a CDS encoding RNA polymerase-binding protein RbpA: MGERALRGTRLGATSYENDRNTDLAPRQEVSYTCPKGHRFEVPLAAEAEIPATWECRMCGATAVRVDGEQPESKKTKPPRTHWDMLLERRSIEDLEEVLNERLAVLRAQRRKSA; this comes from the coding sequence ATGGGCGAGCGCGCGCTTCGTGGCACCCGGCTCGGGGCAACCAGCTACGAGAACGACCGTAACACGGATCTGGCCCCGCGCCAGGAGGTGTCCTACACCTGTCCTAAGGGCCATCGCTTCGAGGTTCCGCTTGCCGCCGAGGCCGAGATCCCCGCTACCTGGGAGTGCCGCATGTGCGGCGCCACCGCGGTGCGGGTGGACGGCGAGCAGCCGGAATCCAAGAAGACCAAGCCCCCACGGACACACTGGGACATGCTTCTGGAGCGGCGGTCCATCGAGGATCTTGAGGAGGTGCTCAACGAGCGGCTCGCGGTATTGCGAGCACAGCGTCGTAAGAGCGCCTGA
- a CDS encoding polyprenol monophosphomannose synthase has product MMETLGRVLVVVPTYNERDNLPAIVDRVRAAVPDAHVLVADDNSPDGTGEVADELAAGDDHVHVLHRPGKQGLGAAYIAGFRWGLEEGYDVLVEMDADGSHQPEELPKLLAALADGADLAIGSRYVPGGKVVNWPQRRELLSKGANIYTRVMLGLPVRDATAGFRAYRAATLEKVGLSGVESQGYCFQVDLTLRTSRHGLRVVEVPITFVERTVGKSKMSGKVMSEALWRIGMWGVAGLPKRLKGPARD; this is encoded by the coding sequence ATGATGGAGACTCTCGGCAGGGTGCTCGTCGTCGTGCCCACCTACAACGAGCGCGACAACCTGCCGGCGATCGTCGACCGCGTGCGGGCCGCCGTCCCCGACGCCCACGTGCTGGTGGCCGACGACAACAGCCCCGACGGCACCGGGGAGGTCGCCGACGAGCTCGCCGCCGGCGACGACCACGTGCACGTCCTGCACCGGCCCGGCAAGCAGGGGCTCGGCGCCGCGTACATCGCCGGGTTCCGCTGGGGCCTGGAGGAGGGGTACGACGTCCTGGTCGAGATGGACGCCGACGGCTCCCACCAGCCCGAGGAGCTGCCCAAGCTGCTGGCGGCGCTGGCCGACGGCGCCGACCTGGCGATCGGCTCGCGCTACGTGCCGGGCGGCAAGGTCGTCAACTGGCCCCAGCGCCGCGAGCTGCTGTCGAAGGGCGCCAACATCTACACCCGGGTGATGCTCGGCCTCCCCGTACGCGATGCGACCGCCGGCTTCCGCGCCTACCGGGCCGCCACGCTGGAGAAGGTCGGGCTGTCCGGGGTGGAGTCACAGGGGTACTGCTTCCAGGTCGATCTCACGCTGCGTACGTCCCGGCACGGGCTGCGGGTGGTGGAGGTGCCGATCACGTTCGTGGAGCGTACGGTCGGCAAGAGCAAGATGAGCGGCAAGGTCATGTCCGAGGCGCTGTGGCGGATCGGCATGTGGGGCGTCGCCGGGCTGCCCAAGCGACTCAAGGGCCCGGCCCGCGACTAG
- the lnt gene encoding apolipoprotein N-acyltransferase gives MPASPGDGTPETGTTVTAAPPPAPSSPENAAATDAGAAADSLTVADAAEQAAPEGVPAAESPAPVAGPADERHEAADDREDGRGAEGRAEPAPTDADAPGQGEPVQAGQGGHAEGRVAGAVAKPEPRWVLLGRVVAAVAGGLALFAAFPPLGWWLCAPLGIGLIAGSLHGARPRRAAWIGYLAAVVFLLPGLAWVRSIGDDVWFMLVGTESLFYAAMAALAALVFRLPAWPLWFGGLWVLMEWARSLVPIGGFPWARAAFSQGESLFTPYAALGGVPLVSFAVALCGALLAQAVLNGRAALGGRAALGRRAALGGRAALGGRAALGGRAGLVRGAAPLALALAVPLLGLAVPRPGDEGRTVNVGIVQGNVPGEGMYALGDEPAVVLRNHANETKRLAQAVREGKLPKPDLVVLPENSTDIDPYRDEYARQIIHDSVQDVGVPTLVGAVVAIGTEHRATRSLVWDPVTGPGDYYDKQRLVPFGEYTPFKEIVLALWERAGLVGRQSVPGDQPGDLKLGPVTIGAVNCYEVAYDDTVRETVRAGGTPLVVQTNNASYALSNLPPQQLAMSQLRAVEHNRAVVTAATTGISAYVTPDGKVSWQTRERVADMNVVQVPVRTEQTLATKVGALPEWALMVMGAAAAVFAAWRGRRRGDRMGDRMGDRMGDRMGDRMRNDG, from the coding sequence GTGCCGGCGTCGCCTGGTGACGGCACGCCGGAAACCGGCACCACGGTGACCGCCGCCCCGCCACCCGCTCCCTCTTCCCCTGAGAACGCCGCCGCCACCGACGCCGGAGCGGCGGCCGACTCCCTGACGGTGGCCGACGCCGCTGAGCAGGCCGCGCCGGAGGGCGTGCCCGCTGCTGAGTCGCCCGCCCCGGTGGCCGGGCCTGCTGATGAGCGGCACGAGGCGGCTGACGATCGTGAGGACGGGCGTGGCGCCGAGGGGCGGGCCGAGCCCGCGCCGACGGACGCGGACGCGCCCGGGCAGGGTGAGCCCGTGCAGGCCGGGCAGGGTGGGCACGCCGAGGGGCGGGTGGCCGGGGCGGTGGCGAAGCCGGAGCCGCGGTGGGTGCTGCTGGGCAGGGTCGTGGCCGCCGTCGCCGGAGGGCTGGCGCTGTTCGCCGCGTTCCCGCCGCTCGGCTGGTGGCTGTGCGCCCCGCTCGGCATCGGGCTCATCGCCGGCTCGCTCCACGGCGCCAGGCCCAGGCGGGCCGCCTGGATCGGTTACCTGGCCGCCGTGGTGTTCCTGCTGCCGGGGCTCGCCTGGGTGCGCAGCATCGGGGACGACGTCTGGTTCATGCTGGTCGGCACGGAGAGCCTGTTCTACGCCGCGATGGCCGCCCTGGCCGCGCTGGTGTTCCGGCTGCCCGCGTGGCCGTTGTGGTTCGGCGGGCTGTGGGTGCTCATGGAGTGGGCCCGCAGCCTGGTGCCGATCGGCGGGTTCCCGTGGGCACGGGCTGCCTTCAGCCAGGGTGAGTCGCTGTTCACCCCGTACGCGGCGCTCGGCGGCGTCCCGCTGGTGTCGTTCGCCGTCGCTCTGTGCGGCGCCCTGCTGGCCCAGGCCGTACTCAACGGACGGGCGGCGCTCGGTGGGCGTGCGGCGCTTGGCAGGAGGGCGGCGCTGGGCGGGAGGGCGGCGCTTGGCGGGAGGGCGGCGCTTGGCGGGAGGGCCGGGCTCGTGCGCGGGGCGGCGCCGCTGGCGCTGGCGCTGGCCGTGCCGCTGCTGGGCCTCGCCGTGCCCAGGCCCGGCGACGAGGGCCGCACCGTCAACGTCGGCATCGTGCAGGGCAACGTCCCCGGTGAGGGCATGTACGCGCTCGGCGACGAGCCCGCCGTCGTGCTGCGCAACCACGCCAACGAGACCAAGCGCCTGGCCCAGGCCGTCCGCGAGGGCAAGCTCCCCAAGCCCGACCTGGTCGTCCTGCCGGAGAACTCCACCGACATCGACCCCTACCGCGACGAGTACGCCCGCCAGATCATCCACGACTCGGTCCAGGACGTCGGCGTGCCCACGCTCGTCGGGGCCGTCGTGGCGATCGGCACCGAGCACCGCGCCACCCGCAGCCTCGTGTGGGACCCGGTGACCGGCCCCGGCGACTACTACGACAAGCAGCGCCTGGTGCCGTTCGGGGAGTACACCCCGTTCAAGGAGATCGTGCTGGCGCTGTGGGAGCGGGCCGGCCTCGTCGGCAGGCAGTCGGTCCCCGGCGACCAGCCGGGCGACCTCAAGCTGGGCCCGGTCACGATCGGCGCGGTCAACTGCTACGAGGTCGCCTACGACGACACGGTGCGCGAGACCGTGCGCGCCGGTGGCACCCCGCTCGTCGTGCAGACCAACAACGCCTCCTACGCCCTGTCCAACCTGCCGCCCCAGCAGCTCGCCATGTCCCAGCTGCGCGCCGTCGAGCACAACCGGGCCGTCGTCACCGCCGCCACCACCGGGATCTCGGCCTACGTCACACCTGACGGTAAGGTCTCCTGGCAGACCCGCGAGCGTGTCGCTGACATGAACGTGGTCCAGGTGCCCGTACGCACGGAGCAAACGCTTGCCACCAAGGTGGGCGCGCTTCCCGAATGGGCATTGATGGTGATGGGAGCCGCGGCGGCCGTGTTCGCCGCGTGGCGTGGCAGGCGGCGGGGCGATCGGATGGGCGATCGGATGGGCGATCGGATGGGCGATCGGATGGGCGATCGGATGAGGAACGACGGATGA
- a CDS encoding response regulator encodes MIRVLLVDDQPLLRSGFRALLDLEDDIEVVAEAGDGLEGLALARLHLPDIALIDIQMPVVDGIEATRRIAADPALAGVHVVILTNYGFDEYVFDALRAGAAGFLVKDIVPEDFLHAVRVAARGDALLAPSITRRLIDRYVTQPRRTATGPGLRELTNREREAVVLVARGLSNDEIAGHMVISPLTAKTHVNRAMTKLHARDRAQLVILAYESGLVSPGGS; translated from the coding sequence GTGATCCGGGTCCTGCTGGTCGACGACCAGCCGCTCCTGCGCAGCGGGTTCCGGGCGCTGCTCGACCTCGAGGACGACATCGAGGTGGTGGCCGAGGCAGGCGACGGCCTGGAGGGCCTGGCGCTGGCCAGGCTGCACCTGCCCGACATCGCGCTGATCGACATCCAGATGCCGGTGGTGGACGGCATCGAGGCGACCCGGCGCATCGCCGCGGACCCCGCCCTGGCGGGGGTGCACGTCGTCATCCTGACCAACTACGGCTTCGACGAGTACGTCTTCGACGCGCTGCGGGCCGGCGCGGCCGGGTTCCTCGTCAAGGACATCGTGCCCGAGGACTTCCTGCACGCGGTACGCGTCGCCGCCCGCGGGGACGCGCTGCTCGCCCCGTCCATCACCCGCAGGCTCATCGACAGGTACGTCACCCAGCCGCGCCGGACCGCCACCGGGCCGGGGCTGAGGGAGCTGACCAACCGCGAGCGCGAGGCCGTGGTCCTGGTGGCGCGCGGGCTGTCCAACGACGAGATCGCCGGCCACATGGTGATCAGCCCGCTGACCGCGAAGACCCACGTCAACCGGGCCATGACCAAGCTGCACGCCCGGGACCGCGCCCAGCTCGTCATCCTGGCGTACGAGTCCGGGCTGGTGTCCCCCGGCGGCTCCTGA
- a CDS encoding FxsA family protein, which yields MRIEETMRLLLFLAFLVVPVLEIWLLIQVGSVIGAPATVALLIADSLLGAWLVRREGRRAWRALQTALQSGRMPDRELADGGIILVGGTLLLTPGFFTDVFGFLCLIPFTRPMMRRLGSWFFERRIKNMAAASPYANLFPPSPSSGFPGADVPPQGGGRVVHGEVIREDRDS from the coding sequence GTGCGAATCGAGGAAACGATGCGGCTCCTGCTCTTCCTGGCCTTCCTGGTCGTGCCCGTCCTGGAGATCTGGCTGCTGATCCAGGTCGGATCGGTGATCGGCGCGCCCGCGACCGTCGCCCTGCTCATCGCCGACAGCCTCCTGGGCGCCTGGCTGGTACGCCGCGAGGGCCGCCGCGCCTGGCGGGCCCTGCAGACGGCGCTGCAGTCCGGCCGCATGCCCGACAGGGAGCTGGCCGACGGCGGCATCATCCTGGTGGGCGGCACGCTGCTGCTGACGCCGGGGTTCTTCACCGACGTGTTCGGGTTCCTGTGCCTGATCCCGTTCACCCGGCCGATGATGCGCCGGCTGGGCTCGTGGTTCTTCGAGCGCCGGATCAAGAACATGGCCGCCGCGTCGCCGTACGCGAACCTGTTCCCGCCGTCCCCGTCCTCGGGCTTCCCCGGCGCGGACGTGCCGCCGCAGGGCGGCGGCCGGGTGGTTCACGGCGAGGTCATCCGCGAGGACCGCGACTCGTAG
- a CDS encoding sensor histidine kinase: protein MNAGRSGMRADVFDWAIAACVAAALLVTGLSGEPSSTGPGLLGYTLLAAGGLALAARRRAPLVVLAVTGLCAVGYQAAGFDVPAVAYLFAVYAAVRAGHRVATVVASVIVLAALPLAAMAAGLHDTGEAFAQARGALELAWLVAAGAAGEALRQAERRAEEAERTREETARRRADEERLRIARELHDSLTHQISIIKVQAEVAVHVARRRGEQVPEALLAIQEAGREATRELRATLEALREDDTSPPRGLDHVAELVERARTTGLDATLTIEGQRRPVPAAVSRTVYRIVQESLTNVARHAAAASVSVRIDCRPDVLAIRIDDDGRATPDAAPAPGVGLTGMRERVTALGGRLRAEPRGEGGFTVQAELPVDRAS, encoded by the coding sequence ATGAACGCAGGACGGTCCGGGATGCGGGCCGATGTCTTCGACTGGGCGATCGCCGCCTGCGTGGCGGCGGCGCTGCTGGTCACCGGGCTGTCCGGGGAGCCTTCCTCGACGGGCCCCGGCCTGCTCGGGTACACGCTGCTGGCCGCCGGCGGCCTGGCGCTGGCCGCGCGGAGGCGGGCTCCGCTGGTCGTCCTGGCCGTCACGGGGCTGTGCGCGGTGGGTTACCAGGCGGCCGGTTTCGACGTGCCCGCGGTCGCGTACCTGTTCGCGGTGTACGCCGCCGTACGGGCGGGACACCGCGTGGCCACGGTGGTGGCGAGCGTGATCGTGCTGGCCGCTCTCCCGCTGGCGGCCATGGCCGCGGGCCTGCATGACACGGGAGAGGCGTTCGCGCAGGCCAGAGGCGCTCTGGAGCTGGCCTGGCTGGTGGCGGCCGGCGCCGCGGGAGAGGCGCTGCGGCAGGCGGAGCGGCGGGCGGAGGAGGCCGAGCGCACGCGGGAGGAGACGGCCAGGCGCCGCGCGGACGAGGAGCGGCTGCGCATCGCGCGGGAGTTGCACGACTCGCTGACCCACCAGATCTCGATCATCAAGGTGCAGGCGGAGGTCGCCGTGCACGTGGCCCGCAGGCGCGGCGAACAGGTCCCGGAGGCCCTGCTGGCGATCCAGGAGGCGGGACGGGAGGCGACCCGGGAGCTGCGCGCCACCCTGGAGGCGCTGCGCGAGGACGACACGAGCCCGCCGCGCGGGCTGGACCACGTCGCGGAGCTGGTCGAACGCGCTCGCACGACCGGCCTGGACGCGACGCTGACGATCGAGGGGCAACGGCGGCCGGTGCCGGCCGCGGTGAGCCGTACCGTGTACCGGATCGTCCAGGAGTCGCTGACCAATGTCGCCCGGCATGCCGCCGCCGCGTCCGTGTCGGTGCGGATCGACTGCCGTCCGGACGTCCTGGCGATCCGCATCGACGACGACGGCCGGGCCACCCCGGACGCCGCGCCGGCGCCCGGCGTCGGGCTGACCGGGATGCGCGAGCGCGTCACCGCCCTCGGCGGCCGGCTGCGCGCGGAGCCGCGCGGCGAGGGCGGCTTCACCGTCCAGGCCGAGCTGCCCGTGGACCGGGCGTCGTGA